CATGGTCATCCGGATGCCACTCTCCACGGGAGCACTTCTCGAACGGGCTTCGGGGCATGCACCTTTGGAGGCGCAATCGGTGCTGCTGCACCACCCCCATGTCCCGCCTGCGGATACGCGGCGGGGTGCTCGATGAGCAATATTCTGGTGGTGGATGACGATCCGCACATCCTCAAGGCATTGCAGATCACGTTGAAAGCCCACGGTTATGGAGTAACGACGGCCGAAAACGGTGAAGCCGCGCTGCTGTCAGCGGCCCAGCACCCGGTCGCCGTCGTCGTCCTGGACCTTGGACTGCCCGACATCGACGGCACCGAGGTCATCATCAGGCTTCGGGAATGGAGCGACGTGCCCATTCTGGTACTTTCCGCACGGCACGGGTCCACCGACAAAGTAGAAGCCCTCGACGCAGGAGCTGACGACTACATCACCAAGCCGTTTGGGCTGGAGGAACTCCTGGCCCGCCTTCGCGCGGCCCTGCGGCGTACCGTGGAACAGCCTGCGGAAGCGCCGCTGGTGGTGACCTCCACTTTCACGCTTGATTTCTCCGGGCGAAAGGCCAACCGCGACGGTGACGACGTTCGGTTGACTCCCACTGAATGGAGCATTCTGGACGTCCTTGTCCGGAACCCCGAGAAACTCATCACCCAGCAGCAGCTCCTTACCGAGGTGTGGGGGCCGGCCTACGCCAAGGAAGCCAACTATCTTCGGGTTTACATGGCGCAGCTTCGGCGCAAGCTCGAACCGGAGCCGGGGAATCCGCGACACTTCATTACCGAACCCGGGATGGGATACCGTTTCCAGCCATGAGCGGTTACACGTCCATGTAGGAGGGTCCGGCTCAGTCGCTGCCCGGAGCGCCGTCGGAGGCAGAGCGGTACGTAACAATCCTGACCCAGACCACTTGGACCTCAGCGGCAGTTGGATGCTTAGGCTTGGCTAACCTAAAGTTCTCTTGAGGGTCCCCAACCTCTCCCCCTTTGTTCGCAGAAAGTAGCCCCCATGAAGTTCCGCAAGAACGCGCTGGCCGGAATCGCACTGGCCGCCACCGCAGCCCTCGGCCTCGCGGCCTGTGGCTCCAACGCCGGCACAGCACCTGCCGCCTCCGAATCCGCCGCTCCAAGCGATGGCATCACTGTGTACAACGCTCAGCATGAGAGCCTGACCAAGGAATGGATCGAAGCCTTCACGAAGGAAACGGGCATTAAGGTCACCCTTCGGCAGGGCTCGGACACTGAGATGTCCAACCAGATCGTCCAGGAAGGTGCGGCGTCCCCGGCGGACGTTTTCCTCACGGAGAATTCCCCTGCAATGGCGCAGGTTGAAAACGCAGGCCTCTTCGCTGACGTCGACGCGGCCACCATCGATCAGGTCCCGGCGGAGTTCCGCCCGTCCACGGGTAAGTGGACCGGCATTGCCGCTCGCTCCACTGTTCTGGTCTATGACAAGAACAAGATCAGTGAAGACAAGCTCCCAAAGTCCATGCTTGATCTGGCCAACCCCGAATGGAAGGGCAAGTGGGCTGCTTCGCCCACCGGCGCCGACTACCAGGCAATCGTTGCCGCCCTGCTCGAGCTCAAGGGTGAGGCCGCTACGGAAGCCTGGCTCAAGGGCATGAAGGAAAACTTCAAGGCCTACAAGGGCAACGGCACGGCCATGAAGGCGGTCAACGCCGGAGAAGTCGACGCTGCACTGATTTACCACTACTACTATTACGGCGATCAGGCCAAGACCGGTGAGAACTCCAAGAACGTCACGCCGTACTACTTCAAGAACCAGGACCCGGGTGCGTTCCTTTCCATCTCCGGCGGCGGTGTCCTGAAGTCGTCCAAGAAGGCAGCCGACGCCCAGGCATTCCTGAAGTTCATCACGGGCAAGCAAGGCCAGGAGATCCTCAAGACCGGTACCTCATTCGAGTACGCCATCGCGTCCCAGGTTGATGCCAACCAGAAGCTGGTTCCCATCAAGGAACTGCAGGCACCGGCCGTTGACCCGGCCAAGTTGAATTCCACCAAGGTCACCGATCTGATGACCAAGGCAGGACTGCTG
Above is a genomic segment from Arthrobacter sp. YN containing:
- a CDS encoding response regulator — encoded protein: MSNILVVDDDPHILKALQITLKAHGYGVTTAENGEAALLSAAQHPVAVVVLDLGLPDIDGTEVIIRLREWSDVPILVLSARHGSTDKVEALDAGADDYITKPFGLEELLARLRAALRRTVEQPAEAPLVVTSTFTLDFSGRKANRDGDDVRLTPTEWSILDVLVRNPEKLITQQQLLTEVWGPAYAKEANYLRVYMAQLRRKLEPEPGNPRHFITEPGMGYRFQP
- a CDS encoding iron ABC transporter substrate-binding protein, with the translated sequence MKFRKNALAGIALAATAALGLAACGSNAGTAPAASESAAPSDGITVYNAQHESLTKEWIEAFTKETGIKVTLRQGSDTEMSNQIVQEGAASPADVFLTENSPAMAQVENAGLFADVDAATIDQVPAEFRPSTGKWTGIAARSTVLVYDKNKISEDKLPKSMLDLANPEWKGKWAASPTGADYQAIVAALLELKGEAATEAWLKGMKENFKAYKGNGTAMKAVNAGEVDAALIYHYYYYGDQAKTGENSKNVTPYYFKNQDPGAFLSISGGGVLKSSKKAADAQAFLKFITGKQGQEILKTGTSFEYAIASQVDANQKLVPIKELQAPAVDPAKLNSTKVTDLMTKAGLL